CGGCGTCAGACTTAGGCCGTTTATACCTCAGTGCATTAATTGCGAAACACGATGATAGCGTAAAAATGATTTTACGTCTGGATTCGCTTTTAGCACATGTTCATGCTAAAGGAGAAAGTGCTATTGCAATTCATAAAATTCTTTTTAAAAACGCCCTTTCCAAAGGTGATGCCCATAAAGCTATTGAACATGCGCAGAAAAGTTTAGGGAAAACAACGCCTTACACAGCCAGAGATTTGCGGGACATAGCACTTGCTTTTACTAGCTACAAGATCGCTCCGGAAACTGCCTTTGCTTATGCAGAAAAATCGTTGGCAATGATTCAGCACTGGCCTGTAGGTAATATCAGAAACCTGCCCGACTTTGGTTATGTGCTGCCTTATGTGGACGATAGTGTTCACAACCTCACTGTTCAAGAGGCTAAAGCTGGTCTGCTGTCATTAATGGCTCTCAATAAAGTCTATATGGGCGATAAGACTGCCGCGCTTGATTATACCATCAAGTCGATAAGCTTCTTTGAAAACAGAGAGGTTTTACTAAATGCTGCTTTTGTTTTTGAGGCTAATGCTGACTATAAGAATGCCTATGCAAAATCATGGAAGCTGGTGGTAGATAATCCCTTTGATGATGTGGCGAGTGTTATAGCACAACGCAATTTTATTAAATTTAATGCAGATGGTTCTGCTTATGTAAAGGAATTACAACTGTTAAAGGATGCAAAAAACAACAATTTGGTCTCACGTTTGGAGAAGCAGTTACTAAATTTGCCAAGACCGGAATTAAACGGAATTACCGATTTAAGTGGGAAAGTGATGAATATGGATTCCCTAAAGGGAAAGATTGTAATCATGGATTTTTGGGCAACCTGGTGTATCCCCTGCATGAAAGAAATGCCTTTTCTGCAGAAGGTTTATGATAAGTATAAAAACAATCCAAATGTCGTTTTTATGGTCATCAACAGCGGTGCAGGCAATACCATTGACGACGCCAGGGGATGGATGAAAAAGAACAGCAATTACACCTTTCCATTGTATTTTAATACGGATAAAGACCTGGGTAAAAAAGTAGGGTTCAGCCTCATCCCAACAGTAGCGCTTCTTGATCAAACCGGGAAAATGCAGTTCCGTACAGTTGGCTTTGAGGGTGCAGAAATGGAAGCTAAGCTAAGCCAGCAAATTGAGGTTTTGTTGAAGCGTAAATAGCTTTTATCCAAAATGCCTGTTTTTTATAGTTTGATCAAAACTATAATTGAGCAAAGTGCTAACAAAATGAATAAATGCAATGTTTTGATTTGGTATAGTCCAGGATCAACTCATGAAAATACTTTTAACAGGTGCCACAGGTTATATTGCCCAGCGATTGTTGCCGGTTTTATTGGATGCAGGTCATCAGGTAGTCTGCAGTGTTCGTGATGCTTCCAGATTTAATAAAAACAAATTTGCTCAGCATGCTGGTCTCGAAGTTATTGAAATAGACTTGTTGGATCAAGAAAATCTATCGGATTTTCCTAACGATATAGATGCCGCCTATTACCTCGTTCATTCCATGAGTGTGAGTGGCTCATTCAGTGAAAGTGAAGAATTATCTGCACGTAACTTTGTAAAAGCCATAGATCAAACAGCAGCCAAACAGGTGATTTATCTAAGTGGTATCATCAATGATGAAAAGCTTTCCAAGCACCTCTTGTCCAGGAAAAAAGTAGAAGAGGTTTTAAGTACATCAAAGATCCCACTGACTACTTTGCGTGCAGGAATTATTGTTGGATCAGGCAGCGCATCTTTTGAGATTATTAGAGACCTGGTAGAAAAGTTGCCAGTTATGGTTGCTCCTAAATGGCTGCTCACCAAATGCCAGCCCATTGCCATTAGAAATGTTGTAGAGTTTTTATCTTCTGTTTTGCATCAAGAATTTACGTACGGAAAGCATTACGACATCTATGGTCCTGATGTGCTGACTTATAAACAAATGCTGCTTCAATTTGCAGAGGTACGCGGATTAAAAAGACACATTTTAATGGTACCCGTAATGACGCCACGCTTATCCTCTTACTGGCTCTATTTTGTAACTTCTACCTCTTATGCGCTTGCAAAAAACCTGGTCGATAGTATGAGGGTAGATGTGGTGGCAGTTACAAATAACTTGTCTGAAAAACTTCATATCGACTTAATTCCCTACAAACGTGCCGTGGCTATTGCCTTTGATAAAATTGAGCAAAATCTGGTGTTGTCTAGTTGGTCGGATGCAATAGGCGGTGCGTACTCCAAAAAGACAATTAAGGAGCATTTAAGTGTGCCGGAATTTGGGGTCTTCACTGACAAAAAAACATTAAAGACATCAAACGCGGAGCAGGCTGCAGATCGCATTTTTGCAATTGGCGGTCGGTCAGGCTGGTATTATGCCAACTGGCTTTGGAGTTTCCGGGGCTTTCTCGATAAAGTATTTGGCGGGGTGGGTTTAAAACGGGGCCGAAAGAACCAAACCCTGGTATCAGTTGGCGATTCCCTGGATTTTTGGCGGGTAATTTATGCCGATAGAAAGGAAAAGAGGCTGTTGCTGTATGCAGAAATGAGACTTCCGGGTGAGGCCTGGCTGGAATTCAGGGTGGAGGGCGATATCGTTAAGCAGACCGCCACTTTTCGTCCGCTGGGAATTGGAGGCAGGTTATACTGGTATGCAGTGTTGCCTTTTCATTACTTTATCTTTAACGGGATGATAAAGAAGATTGCTACTTAAAAACAATGGTTTTGTTTCCGGTAACAAAAACACGATTTTCAAAAATCAGTTCCAACGCCTCGAGCAAAACCTTTTTTTCAATTTCCTTTCCGGCTTTAACCATGTCTTTTACACCAAAATTATGGTCAACATGGGTGGTATGCTGGGTAATAATTGGTCCCTCGTCTAAGTTGTCTGTTACAAAATGTGCCGTTGCCCCTATAATTTTTACACCGCGTTCAAACGCCTGTTTATAAGGATTGGCACCAATAAAAGCGGGTAAAAAAGAGTGGTGAATGTTGATGGTTTTTCCTGCAAAATCCTTTACAAAATCTGCCGAGAGGATTCTCATAAATTTGGCCAATACTAAAAAATCTACCTCAAATTGGTTAATGATGGCCTTTATCTCGGCTTCAAATTCCAATTTGTCTTTGCCCTGATGAGCAACATAAAAATATGGAATTCCTAGTTTTTCCGTAAAATCCCTAAGCTCCTCATAATTCCCAATTACGCATTGAACATTTGCGCCTAAAGTTTTAAAATGATTTCTAATCAGAATTTCTGATAAACAATGGTATTCTTTGGTCACCAGCACGGCAATTTGCTTTTCCTGTTCGGCAATCAAATTTATTTCCGCTTCCTTTGGAAGAATTTCAGCAAGGTTTGCTTCAAGTTTTTCTGTTTGCTCAAAATCACCTACGCAGGCAATAC
The nucleotide sequence above comes from Pedobacter sp. MC2016-14. Encoded proteins:
- a CDS encoding TlpA disulfide reductase family protein, whose protein sequence is MKKIILICLVVAAQQLQAQVLEIYPKYPQVGKEVTLTYRPSASNAAQVKEAKTVRLIFTSSTFYNLPWELLMTWQGNAWQTSFTVPAYATFASFYFQSGKLKDRPTADADFTLAVYKGKKRVKDSYFHESYGIKSQNPNAPDLLQKQIILLQKELALYPNNFEAQVRLKSIEMAAATPAQAAGLKREAISTIHQQFEKDPENPVNLSRISMAFNMIGEGYRTDSLKRVVIKRYPASDLGRLYLSALIAKHDDSVKMILRLDSLLAHVHAKGESAIAIHKILFKNALSKGDAHKAIEHAQKSLGKTTPYTARDLRDIALAFTSYKIAPETAFAYAEKSLAMIQHWPVGNIRNLPDFGYVLPYVDDSVHNLTVQEAKAGLLSLMALNKVYMGDKTAALDYTIKSISFFENREVLLNAAFVFEANADYKNAYAKSWKLVVDNPFDDVASVIAQRNFIKFNADGSAYVKELQLLKDAKNNNLVSRLEKQLLNLPRPELNGITDLSGKVMNMDSLKGKIVIMDFWATWCIPCMKEMPFLQKVYDKYKNNPNVVFMVINSGAGNTIDDARGWMKKNSNYTFPLYFNTDKDLGKKVGFSLIPTVALLDQTGKMQFRTVGFEGAEMEAKLSQQIEVLLKRK
- a CDS encoding DUF2867 domain-containing protein, coding for MKILLTGATGYIAQRLLPVLLDAGHQVVCSVRDASRFNKNKFAQHAGLEVIEIDLLDQENLSDFPNDIDAAYYLVHSMSVSGSFSESEELSARNFVKAIDQTAAKQVIYLSGIINDEKLSKHLLSRKKVEEVLSTSKIPLTTLRAGIIVGSGSASFEIIRDLVEKLPVMVAPKWLLTKCQPIAIRNVVEFLSSVLHQEFTYGKHYDIYGPDVLTYKQMLLQFAEVRGLKRHILMVPVMTPRLSSYWLYFVTSTSYALAKNLVDSMRVDVVAVTNNLSEKLHIDLIPYKRAVAIAFDKIEQNLVLSSWSDAIGGAYSKKTIKEHLSVPEFGVFTDKKTLKTSNAEQAADRIFAIGGRSGWYYANWLWSFRGFLDKVFGGVGLKRGRKNQTLVSVGDSLDFWRVIYADRKEKRLLLYAEMRLPGEAWLEFRVEGDIVKQTATFRPLGIGGRLYWYAVLPFHYFIFNGMIKKIAT
- the purU gene encoding formyltetrahydrofolate deformylase is translated as MNKFTILISCTDQVGLVTNITRVLASQQLNIVGMREFVDEANKAFFTRIACVGDFEQTEKLEANLAEILPKEAEINLIAEQEKQIAVLVTKEYHCLSEILIRNHFKTLGANVQCVIGNYEELRDFTEKLGIPYFYVAHQGKDKLEFEAEIKAIINQFEVDFLVLAKFMRILSADFVKDFAGKTINIHHSFLPAFIGANPYKQAFERGVKIIGATAHFVTDNLDEGPIITQHTTHVDHNFGVKDMVKAGKEIEKKVLLEALELIFENRVFVTGNKTIVFK